In one window of Cellulophaga sp. HaHa_2_95 DNA:
- the radA gene encoding DNA repair protein RadA, protein MAKTKTAFFCQNCGTQYAKWVGQCTACKEWNTVVEEVIQKEEKSSWKTPTNTAKKVSKPLRVNEISTEKELRLNTFDLEFNRVLGGGLVPGSLTLLGGEPGIGKSTLLLQIALKLPYKTLYVSGEESQKQIKMRADRIHPNSDTCFILTETKTQNIFKQIEDTEPDIVVIDSIQTLHSDHIESAAGSISQIRECTAELIKFAKETNTPVILIGHITKDGSIAGPKILEHMVDSVLQFEGDRNYVYRILRSLKNRFGSTSELGIYEMQGSGLREVNNPSEILISKNDEGLSGTAIASTVEGMRPLMIEIQALVSTAVYGTPQRSTTGYNAKRLNMLLAVLEKRAGFKLAAKDVFLNITGGISVDDPAIDLAVIAAILSSNEDIAIEKGVCFAAEVGLAGEIRPVQRVEQRITEAEKLGFDTIFVSKNNKISLKNTQINIQLVAKIEDVANYLFG, encoded by the coding sequence ATGGCTAAAACGAAAACAGCTTTTTTTTGTCAGAATTGTGGCACTCAATATGCTAAATGGGTAGGACAATGTACTGCTTGTAAAGAATGGAATACCGTTGTTGAAGAAGTTATCCAAAAAGAAGAAAAATCTAGCTGGAAGACTCCGACAAATACTGCTAAGAAAGTTTCAAAACCATTACGAGTTAATGAAATTAGTACGGAGAAAGAATTACGATTAAATACATTTGATCTAGAATTTAATCGTGTTTTAGGTGGCGGTCTTGTACCTGGCTCTTTGACCCTTTTAGGAGGTGAACCTGGAATAGGAAAGAGTACACTGCTACTTCAAATTGCCTTAAAACTACCTTACAAAACGCTGTACGTATCTGGAGAGGAGAGTCAGAAGCAAATAAAAATGCGTGCAGACCGTATTCACCCGAACAGCGATACCTGTTTTATTCTTACAGAAACAAAAACTCAAAATATCTTTAAGCAAATAGAAGATACCGAGCCAGATATTGTGGTAATTGACTCCATACAGACGCTACATTCTGATCATATTGAATCTGCCGCCGGAAGTATTTCTCAAATTAGAGAATGTACAGCTGAGCTTATTAAATTTGCCAAAGAAACCAATACTCCCGTGATCTTAATTGGCCATATTACTAAAGATGGTTCTATTGCCGGTCCAAAAATTTTAGAACACATGGTAGATAGTGTCCTTCAATTTGAAGGCGATCGCAATTATGTATACCGGATTTTACGCTCCTTAAAAAATAGGTTTGGCTCTACTTCTGAACTAGGAATTTATGAAATGCAAGGCAGTGGCTTGCGGGAAGTGAATAACCCGTCTGAAATTTTAATTTCTAAAAATGATGAAGGCTTAAGTGGTACCGCAATAGCATCTACTGTAGAAGGCATGCGCCCTCTTATGATAGAAATACAAGCTTTGGTAAGTACTGCTGTTTACGGTACACCTCAACGTTCTACAACGGGTTATAATGCCAAACGTTTAAACATGCTTTTGGCGGTATTAGAAAAGCGTGCTGGTTTTAAATTAGCCGCAAAAGATGTGTTCCTAAATATAACAGGAGGTATTTCCGTAGACGATCCTGCCATTGATTTGGCTGTAATTGCCGCTATACTTTCTAGCAATGAAGATATTGCCATAGAAAAAGGAGTGTGTTTTGCTGCAGAAGTTGGATTAGCTGGCGAAATACGCCCTGTACAACGCGTAGAACAACGCATTACCGAAGCCGAAAAATTAGGATTTGATACTATTTTCGTTTCCAAGAACAATAAAATTAGTCTAAAAAATACGCAGATAAACATTCAACTGGTAGCAAAAATTGAAGATGTAGCCAACTATTTATTTGGATAA
- a CDS encoding alpha/beta hydrolase, whose product MKCILTVLAFFLYLGSNAQVTQEIFESFKLQERRDVQYYIPENYTQEKKYPLIIVLDAEYMFENVVATAKFYSRFHGMPEAIIAGVNQSKDNERYQDCAFDEATGLPSDSSKLFFEFLGMELIPYLETSYNTAPFKMIVGYDITANFSNYYLFKEDSLFNSYVSISPTLAPEMETRVPARLSAMEKTIFYHLITDGEKAKKDTQTPILNTAIKAIEKENLHYFYDEYKDADHISVATYSIGKAFDDVFTMFKPISPIEYKTQILTSEEPVFDYLSNKYEMIEKLFGFRKSVDLNDIMAIYAASRKKEDFESLKPLADLCKKEYPETMLGFYFEGEYLEQMGEPKKALRTFEKAFGMEEIDFLTKDMALEKIDALKADFGY is encoded by the coding sequence ATGAAATGCATACTTACCGTATTGGCTTTCTTTTTATACCTTGGATCTAACGCACAAGTTACTCAAGAAATTTTTGAATCTTTTAAGCTTCAAGAGAGAAGAGATGTACAATATTACATTCCTGAAAATTACACCCAAGAAAAAAAGTATCCGTTAATTATTGTTTTAGATGCTGAATATATGTTTGAAAATGTTGTAGCCACTGCTAAATTTTACAGCAGATTTCATGGTATGCCCGAAGCTATTATTGCCGGTGTGAATCAATCTAAAGACAATGAACGCTATCAAGATTGTGCTTTTGACGAAGCCACTGGTCTGCCCTCTGACAGCTCTAAACTATTTTTTGAATTTCTGGGCATGGAGCTTATTCCATATCTAGAAACGAGCTATAATACAGCACCTTTCAAAATGATTGTTGGGTATGATATTACAGCCAATTTTAGCAACTACTATCTTTTTAAAGAAGATTCTCTTTTTAATTCTTACGTAAGTATATCTCCAACCTTAGCTCCGGAAATGGAAACAAGAGTTCCTGCCCGATTGAGCGCTATGGAAAAAACAATATTTTATCATTTGATTACAGATGGTGAAAAAGCAAAAAAGGATACACAAACACCCATTTTAAATACGGCTATTAAAGCTATAGAAAAAGAAAATTTACACTATTTCTATGACGAATATAAAGATGCAGATCATATTTCTGTAGCTACCTACAGCATAGGAAAAGCTTTTGATGACGTGTTTACGATGTTTAAACCTATTAGCCCTATTGAATACAAGACACAAATTTTAACTTCTGAAGAGCCTGTATTTGATTACCTATCTAACAAATACGAAATGATTGAAAAATTATTTGGGTTTAGAAAAAGTGTAGATTTAAATGATATCATGGCCATCTACGCTGCTTCTCGTAAAAAAGAAGATTTTGAATCATTAAAGCCTTTGGCCGATTTGTGCAAAAAAGAATACCCTGAAACTATGTTAGGTTTCTATTTTGAAGGCGAATACCTAGAACAAATGGGTGAACCTAAAAAAGCTCTAAGAACTTTTGAAAAAGCGTTTGGAATGGAGGAAATAGATTTCTTAACTAAAGACATGGCGCTAGAGAAAATTGATGCCTTAAAAGCTGATTTTGGGTATTAA
- a CDS encoding lysylphosphatidylglycerol synthase transmembrane domain-containing protein, translating to MKKSLKKTLKTVLPIGLGVFLVWYSYNATSEEDRAQIIFYIKEADLFWVGISVLMGILSHVSRAIRWNYLLEPLGYKPKIANNIFIILTSYFANLGIPRSGEILRATALSTYENVPFEKGFGTIVTERVVDLIMLLSIIAITFFLQTDIILAFFEEKGFNLNKLLLVLGAGTILAGLAFFFLKKSSNPFLLKIKNFGLGLLQGVTSIFKMKHKWAFIFHTLFIWFIYISMFWVIKFTVPETITLTISQLLVAFVFGAFAMTATNGGIGLYPIVVSSALAIFGISSVSGDAFGWIMWISQTLMVVVFGAISFLVLPLLNRK from the coding sequence TTGAAGAAATCTTTAAAAAAAACACTAAAAACAGTACTCCCAATTGGCTTGGGAGTTTTTTTAGTTTGGTATTCCTATAATGCTACATCAGAAGAAGATAGAGCTCAAATTATTTTTTACATAAAAGAAGCTGATTTATTTTGGGTAGGTATTTCTGTTTTAATGGGAATTTTAAGCCATGTTTCGAGAGCCATACGGTGGAACTATCTTCTAGAACCGCTAGGCTACAAACCCAAAATAGCAAATAACATTTTTATCATTCTCACTTCCTATTTTGCGAATCTAGGAATTCCTAGATCTGGAGAGATTCTTAGAGCTACAGCCTTAAGTACTTACGAGAATGTACCTTTTGAAAAAGGGTTTGGCACTATTGTTACAGAACGAGTAGTAGATTTAATTATGCTACTTTCCATCATCGCTATTACTTTCTTTCTCCAAACAGACATCATACTAGCTTTTTTTGAAGAGAAAGGCTTTAATTTAAATAAACTATTATTAGTACTTGGCGCCGGTACCATACTTGCTGGACTCGCATTTTTCTTTTTAAAAAAATCATCAAACCCCTTTCTTTTAAAAATTAAAAACTTTGGACTAGGATTACTTCAAGGAGTTACTAGTATTTTTAAAATGAAGCATAAATGGGCGTTTATATTCCATACTCTATTTATATGGTTTATCTACATTTCTATGTTTTGGGTGATCAAATTTACCGTTCCAGAAACCATAACTTTAACCATCAGCCAGCTTCTTGTAGCATTTGTTTTTGGTGCTTTTGCCATGACAGCAACTAACGGGGGCATAGGCCTTTACCCTATTGTAGTAAGTAGTGCTTTAGCCATTTTCGGAATCAGTAGCGTATCGGGAGATGCATTTGGTTGGATCATGTGGATTTCACAAACTTTGATGGTTGTTGTTTTTGGTGCAATATCTTTTCTTGTATTACCGTTATTAAACAGAAAATAA
- the panD gene encoding aspartate 1-decarboxylase, with amino-acid sequence MQIEVVKSKIHRVKVTGADLNYIGSITIDEDLMDAANIIRGEKVQIVNNNNGERLETYAIPGPRKSGEITLNGAASRKVAVGDILILITYGQMDIEEAKTFNPSLVFPNEETNLLN; translated from the coding sequence ATGCAAATAGAAGTTGTAAAATCTAAAATACACCGTGTAAAAGTTACCGGAGCAGACCTTAACTATATAGGGAGCATCACCATTGACGAAGATTTAATGGATGCTGCAAATATCATAAGAGGAGAGAAAGTTCAGATTGTAAATAACAACAATGGAGAGCGTTTAGAGACTTATGCTATTCCTGGACCTAGAAAAAGTGGGGAAATAACTCTTAATGGCGCCGCTTCAAGAAAAGTAGCCGTAGGAGACATTCTAATCCTTATCACTTACGGGCAAATGGATATAGAAGAAGCAAAGACGTTTAATCCGTCATTAGTATTTCCTAACGAGGAGACGAACTTACTGAATTAA
- the panC gene encoding pantoate--beta-alanine ligase produces the protein MLVIETKKELKDNLSAFISDSKSLGLVPTMGALHSGHLSLIEKASKENDQVVVSIFVNPTQFNNQNDLEKYPKTLESDLNLIKTVSNDIIVYTPSVKEIYQNNVSAEIYDFQGLDTVMEGEFRDNHFNGVGTIVEELLTSIAPNKAYFGEKDFQQLQIIKKLIQIKAIPVEVIGCPIVREESGLAMSSRNERLSTPMRKEASFIYKTLKDAKEMFGTKNAIQVIEWVENQFENNEFLSLEYFQIADIDTLKSVTEKLNNKKYRAFIAVFVDDIRLIDNIAL, from the coding sequence ATGTTAGTAATAGAGACTAAAAAGGAGTTAAAAGACAATTTGTCAGCATTTATTTCAGATTCAAAATCGCTCGGACTTGTACCAACCATGGGCGCTTTGCACTCTGGCCATCTTTCTTTAATTGAAAAAGCTTCAAAAGAAAATGATCAGGTAGTTGTGAGCATTTTTGTGAACCCAACACAGTTTAATAACCAAAATGACCTCGAAAAGTATCCAAAAACTTTAGAAAGCGATTTAAATTTGATCAAAACTGTGTCAAATGACATCATTGTTTACACACCATCTGTTAAAGAAATCTATCAAAATAACGTTTCTGCAGAAATTTATGACTTTCAAGGCCTTGACACCGTCATGGAAGGAGAGTTTAGAGACAACCATTTTAACGGTGTAGGCACTATTGTTGAAGAGCTTCTAACCAGTATTGCTCCCAACAAAGCCTATTTTGGTGAAAAAGACTTTCAACAGTTACAAATTATTAAAAAGCTTATTCAGATAAAGGCTATTCCTGTTGAAGTTATTGGATGCCCAATTGTTCGCGAAGAAAGTGGATTAGCGATGAGCTCGAGAAACGAAAGACTATCTACACCGATGCGCAAGGAGGCTTCTTTTATCTACAAAACACTAAAAGATGCCAAAGAAATGTTTGGCACAAAAAATGCAATACAAGTAATAGAATGGGTTGAGAATCAGTTTGAAAATAATGAATTCTTATCTTTAGAATATTTTCAAATTGCTGATATTGATACCCTAAAATCTGTAACAGAAAAATTAAATAACAAAAAATACAGAGCGTTTATTGCAGTTTTCGTTGATGACATTCGACTAATTGATAACATTGCTTTGTAA
- a CDS encoding glycogen/starch synthase, whose translation MDGKKILFVSSELVPYLPENEVSLMSYETPKMVNSNGGQIRIFMPRYGNINERRHQLHEVIRLSGMNLVINDMDMPLIIKVASIPKERIQVYFIDNEEYFKRKATFADENGTLFPDNDERAIFFAKGIVETVKKLNWSPDIIHVHGWMASLVPLYLKKYYADEPLFSESKVVTSVYSKGFEEELNPDIVKKIEFDGISSDAIPTLAKPDYNNLLKVAVDYSDAVILASEEISEDLSTHITSLQKPVLPYVPFHEFEEAYANFYNTEVLK comes from the coding sequence ATGGATGGTAAAAAGATATTGTTTGTATCTTCTGAATTAGTACCTTACTTGCCAGAGAATGAGGTTTCACTGATGTCATACGAAACACCTAAGATGGTAAATAGCAATGGAGGTCAAATACGAATCTTTATGCCAAGGTATGGTAATATCAATGAGAGACGTCATCAGCTGCATGAGGTAATACGTTTGTCAGGGATGAATCTAGTCATCAATGATATGGATATGCCTTTGATTATTAAAGTAGCTTCTATACCTAAAGAACGTATACAAGTTTACTTTATTGATAATGAGGAATACTTTAAAAGAAAAGCAACTTTTGCTGATGAAAACGGAACTCTTTTTCCGGATAACGATGAACGAGCCATCTTTTTTGCAAAAGGGATCGTAGAAACAGTGAAAAAATTAAACTGGTCTCCAGATATTATCCATGTACACGGATGGATGGCTTCATTAGTGCCGTTATATTTGAAAAAATATTACGCAGATGAGCCTTTATTTTCAGAGAGTAAAGTGGTTACTTCTGTGTATTCTAAAGGATTTGAAGAAGAATTAAATCCGGATATCGTTAAAAAGATAGAATTTGATGGTATTTCAAGTGATGCTATTCCAACGCTTGCAAAACCAGACTATAATAATTTGTTAAAAGTAGCGGTGGATTATTCAGATGCTGTTATTTTAGCGTCAGAGGAAATTTCGGAGGACTTAAGTACGCATATTACAAGCCTTCAAAAACCAGTACTTCCGTACGTTCCTTTTCATGAGTTTGAAGAAGCTTATGCAAATTTTTATAACACTGAAGTTCTAAAGTAA